ACGTATAAATACTTTACATCCTGCTTATAGCAGACATTACCAGTAGTTTTAGTAGGAGATTGATATGAGCATCGAAAAAAGAGTTGAAGCAGTTGCTAAGAACGTTGAAGGCAAAGTTCAAGAAGCGATGAGCGAGCTGACAGGCGATCCCAAAGATAAGTTGGAAGGACAAGCAAAACAAGAGGATGCAGCCACAATGCACGCTCAAGAAGATGTTAAAGATAAAGCTAAAGATTTCATCGACAAAACTTTTTAAGCGTCAAACTCTCAAGAGTTAGGCGCGATCCCTTGCCAATTTGGATCGCGCCTAACTCTTGCCTTGTTTTATTGGGAGTCGGTAGGGGCGAGTTTCTAAACCTGCCCGTATAGGAGTTGGGAGTGGAGGGACAAGGGAGACAAGGGAGAAGGGGGAGACAAGGGAGAGTCGCCCAGATGAGGGAGAAAGAAATTTACAATCCCTCTCCATACCCTACACCTACACCCAACACCCAACACCCCATACCCCACTTACCACTAGCCACCAGTCACTGTTAACTGACAACTGATAACTGACGATCGAGTTGTTCGATCGCGCGATCGAGTAGTTCTAACCCCTCACTCACAGATTCAATAACGCTGAGTTGTCCCCGTAATTCAGCTGCACCGTTAAAACCTTTAGCATACCAGGTCATGTGTTTGCGGGCTTGACGCACACCGCGATCGCCCTTGTATTCCCACAGTGCTTGAAGATGTTCTCTAGCACATTGCAAGAGTTCGACTGGTGTAGGAGACGGTAATTCTCGCCCTGTCTTGAGAAAGTAATCTACTTCTCCAACTAAAAACGGATAGCCTAGCGTCCCTCGCGAGCACATCACCCCATCTGCACCTGTCTGTTCCAAACACTTCACTGCTGCTGCTACAGAAAAAATATCGCCATTGCCAATTACAGGAATCGACAGCACTTCCTTTACCCGTGCAATCCATTCCCACTTTGCCGCACCGTTGTAGCCTTGGGCGCGGGTACGCCCGTGAACGGTAATCATTTGCGCCCCCGCATCTTCCATCCGCTTGGCAAAGTCTAGGATGGTTATTTCTTTATCCGTCCAACCAATGCGAGTTTTTACCGTCACTGGTACATCGACGGCTTGCACTACAGAACGGACAATCGCTTCCGCAACTTCTGGTTGTCGCAACAGTGAAGAACCACCACCATTTTTGGTAATTTTATTGACTGGGCAACCCATATTAATATCAACTGTATCTGCCCCCTCTTCAACAGCTTTGATGGCTGCTTCTGCCAAAAAGTCAGGGCGACAGTCAAATAATTGAATGCTAATCGGTTTTTCCTGCGGTTCTACCTCCATAATTTTAGGCAGCTCTTTGACATAGTGCAGCCCTGTAGCATTCACCATTTCGGTGTACATCATTGACTCTGGAGCATAGCGGCGCACTAAACGGCGAAACACTAAGTCAGTTACACCCGATAGCGGTGATTGTAAGACTCGACTATTAACTTCAAACGAGCCGATTTTAAGAGGTGTTGAGAGTCTAGCTTGCAAGCTAGGAGATAGAGCAACCATAGGAACGAAAGGAGTTAGAGTTTCTACTTTAACGATAAAGAGCGTTCGTTTCGCGCGATCTAGTCTTCATTTTGCGCGATCGCTAATAAATCTTAGCAAAAGCAAATTAAAGGATATATATAAATATTACGAAATAATTCTCGTGATTGCGAATAGTTTGCAAGTTCCGAAATAATGAAAGATGAAAATAATTAAAATTTCCATTCACTGCGATCGCATCTGCTTGAAACTGTTGTTGCATGACTTGGCAGGCTCATCGTAACAGTTTTCTCCATTGAAGCGATCGAAATTGG
This window of the Chroococcidiopsis thermalis PCC 7203 genome carries:
- a CDS encoding CsbD family protein, producing MSIEKRVEAVAKNVEGKVQEAMSELTGDPKDKLEGQAKQEDAATMHAQEDVKDKAKDFIDKTF
- the dusB gene encoding tRNA dihydrouridine synthase DusB: MVALSPSLQARLSTPLKIGSFEVNSRVLQSPLSGVTDLVFRRLVRRYAPESMMYTEMVNATGLHYVKELPKIMEVEPQEKPISIQLFDCRPDFLAEAAIKAVEEGADTVDINMGCPVNKITKNGGGSSLLRQPEVAEAIVRSVVQAVDVPVTVKTRIGWTDKEITILDFAKRMEDAGAQMITVHGRTRAQGYNGAAKWEWIARVKEVLSIPVIGNGDIFSVAAAVKCLEQTGADGVMCSRGTLGYPFLVGEVDYFLKTGRELPSPTPVELLQCAREHLQALWEYKGDRGVRQARKHMTWYAKGFNGAAELRGQLSVIESVSEGLELLDRAIEQLDRQLSVVS